CATCGCCACCGTATTGTTCCAGAGCCGCCGGCGTCGCGGCCAGCCATCCACCGACTCCGCCTCGATCAGCACCGAAGCCTGCCGGTAAACCTCCTGCCGCGCCTTGATCTCGGCCGTGAGCGCCGGATCGTAGAGCAGGATGTTGTTCTCGAAATTGAGCTCGAAACTGCGCCGGTCGATATTCGCCGAGCCGATGAGGCTCACATCTCCATCCACCGTCATGGTCTTGGAGTGCAGCAGTCCGCCGACATATTCGTAGATCTTCACCCCGGCATCGAGCAGTTCCTTGTAATAGGAGTGGCTCGCCGCCGCCACGATCCAGGAATCGTTGCGCTGCGGCACGATGAAGGTCGTGTCGACGCCGCGATAGGCCGAGGCGCAGAGCGCGGCCTGAATGGTTTCGTCCGGTACATAATAGGGCGTGGTGATGATGAGTTCGTGCCGCGCCGCGTTCATCACCGAGACGAAGATTTCCGGCATCGCCGAGGGTCTCACCGTCGCGCCTGTGCCGATCACCTGCGCCGCAAAGCCCGGTTGCGGCTCGTCGAGCGGGGCGAGGAACAGCGCCCGCAGGTCGTCGTGCCCATGGCTCATCCAGTCGCTGGCGAAGAGATGCTGGTTCTGCCGCACAATCGGACCCTCGAAGCGGACGAGAATATCCACCCAGGGCGCGTATTTCGCCTTCACCGCAAACGCCGCGTCGGCGCAGTTCTGGCTGCCGCAATAGGTGATGCGGTTGTCGATGACCACGATCTTGCGGTGGTTGCGCATGTCGATGCGACCCCAGAGCGCTGAGATCGGCGGCGTGGGGACGGGCAGGGCGCGGCCCAGCATCACGCCGGCATCCGCCATGGCCTTCCAATGCGGTGAACGGATCATGGCGCGCGAGCCGAAATCGTCGGCCATGGCGCGGCAGGTCACGCCGCGCCGCGCCGCACGCTTGAGGGCCTCGACGACCTTGAGCCCGTTATTGTCGGCCAGCCAGATATAGAACAACACATGGACGTGGTTGGTGGCGGCGTCCATGTCGGCGACCATCTGCTCGATGGCGCTGTCGGAATCCGCCATCAGCGTGGCGCGGTTGCCGCCTACCGGGGGATAGCCGCTGACCGATTCCCCCGCGCGGAAAAGCGGCATGTAGCGCTCCGGTACGTGCGGGTCGCGCTCGTGCCCATCGGTCGGCGGCGGCAATTCCTCGAGTACCTTGCGCATTCGTGCGATGCGGCCGCGGCCGATATTGGTTTCGCCCACCAGCGTATAGGCAAGAATGCCCACAAGCGGCGCCACGAGAATGACCACGACCCAGGCCAGGCGTGATACCGGTTCGCGGTAGGGGCGCAGCAGGGCGCGGGCCACGAAGAATACCTGGATGCCGAAATAGGCGATGGCCAGGAGATAGGCGTAGAGCGGGGTCTCGATCGTGATCATCGGGTGGCCACGATAGCCTTGCGAATGGCCCCCCTGAGGATCAACGACGAAAGCACCGAGCCAAGTATCATGCCCACGGCCAGCCCGAGGCACAGCGCGATGGCGAGGTAGAGGATGGCCTTGTCCGCCAGTCCTTCGACCACCGTTTCCATGCCGTCGATCTCATGGGCGAGGCTGGTAGATACCGACTGGCCGGCTTCGTTGATGGCAGAAACGATGGCGCTGGCGAGCGAGGTCTGCTCGGGCGTGGCCGGCGCCTGGCCAAAGGCCAGGGCGGGCCAGAGTAGGGCTGTGAGGACGAGTAAGATGGGTAAACCGCGAGAGGACATCTGGCTTTCTCCGGTGCCTGGCGGAGGTCGCGAATGCGGCCGGCCAGCCTGACGAAGATAGCTAGTGGCTTCCCCGCGGGGAAGCGCATAGAGGGATTTTCGCAAGATGCCGCGAAGGCTTGGCTGCCGTCGGCCGTCGCGCAGACCGCCAGCGGCCACGATCTGGGTTCGGCGCCGCTGGCAGTCTCGCGCATCGTGCTGGTGTGAAATGCGCGGGACAGCGCCAAGGGACAGCCGGACAAAACGATCCGGATGTTACGACGACAACCTGGGTCCTCGCCGCCGCCCCCCTTAGGACTCCATCCATGGCGAAAGATAGAGGCGGGCGGTGCCTCTTCACAATAAGCAAAGCGGACTAGGGTTCAGCGTTCGACGACGGTTCGGCCGGTCAGCGTCACCAGGTGCGTTTCGCCCGCGGTATCCACCCAGCCCTTGGCTTCAAGCTGGCGGACGATCTCGGGCAGGGGGTGGTAATCGGGCTCCCGGCAGAGGCGCAGGAGGGCCCGAACCTCGGCAGGCTGGGGCCCTTCGAGCACGGCGTCGCGTAGCAGCATGATCTCCTCCCAGAGACTACGTGCTCCTCAAGGTAGTCGCCTCGTGCCAGTTCCGCCGTCGATCAAAGGATATAGTCAGCGCGGCACGAGCCGGGTGAAAAGAAAGTTGGCCGCCACGCCCGCCGTCACGCCCAACGAGCCGCCGGCAACCTTGACGACCGCGTCCTTGAGCGTCGCGTGGCGGCTTGGTGCCAGCAATTGCGCGAGTTCGAAGCCAAGCGCGACAGCAATCACAAGCCCGAGCACCAGCCACCAATGGCGCGGATAGCCGACCACGAACACGAAGCCCACCAGCGCAAAGGCCACGAGCCGTTCGAGGTTGGCCGGCTCGCCCGTAACGGGGCGCCATTCGATGGGAAGTACCGTAACGAGGAGAATGCCCAGCAACAGCAGCCAGGCCAGCGGTCGAGCAGCCATGCGGATCATCTGCCGGTCCAGCCAGAAGCGCGGCCGGCGCGAAGGTTCGGGATGTGCATGGAAAGTCCTCGACGATTGCATTGGGCGCGGAGCCTATTGGAATTCGCCGTCCGCTCCAAGCGCCCCCTGGTGCCCACTGATCGCGCGATCAAGCAGGGTAACTCGCTCGGTGCGACTACCTCGGATTTCAAGCACAGCCAGGCCATCCGCCAGCAGCCCCAGCGCATCCTCGCGAATGATGGCCTTGAGCCGCAAATCCACCGCCCGCCGCAGCCTGGGATATTCGATCGTCGTCGCGATCTCATCGGGTGCCGACAGCGGCAGGAAGGCGATGAGATCGAGCGTCGCAAGCGCCTTCTCGATCCCTCCGAGCAGCTTCCCGGACGGCGTCCAGTCGCTGCCCTCCTTCTCGCCGAGCACTTCCAGATACGCGATGAAATCGAGCGGGCAGCGATCGAAGACGATATCCGCCTCCCCCTGCGCCGCCAGGATCATCCCGACGCTCTGCTCAAGCTGCTCCGCCAGGTCATCGAGCGAAGGCCCATCGGCAAACGTCACTCCGCGCTGCGCAAGTTCCCAATAAGGCTCCTGCATATGCGCATAGCCGCGATGCCCGTCGATGAAATCATCGATCAGCGTCGTCTTCCCACTCCCATGCGTCCCCACCACCGCAATCCGCATCGCGTCCTCCTGGAACGCCGTTGGTATTTCGAGGCCTCCCTGGGACGCAAGGAAAACTCGATAGGCGAGCGTGAATGGGAAGTGGGGCGACATAAATGGCGTATATTTGCAAATATAATGAACAAATGCAACCGGTTGCATTTTGGCCTGCTTAGGCCCAGGTTGATGCTCGACAGAGGAAACCTTGGGTTGGTCCTGTTGAGGGCCATAGCCTAAAGCGCTGAAAACAAAGGGAAGTTAGCAATGCGGATAGCAATACACCCTGACAAGATGACGTTAGGTCAAGCCGCTGCTGCAGAGGGTGCGCAGGCAATTACGCAAGCGATCGAGGACGATGGCGAGGCAACGATCATCCTGGCCACCGGTGCCAGCCAGTTCGAAATGCTCGACGCGTTGATACGGCAGCCGATCGATTGGTCGAGGGTGACAGCTTTCCATCTCGATGAGTATGTCGGGATTTCGCCCAATCACCCGGCCAGCTTCCGGCGCTATCTGCGGGAGCGCGTATGCGATCGTCTGCCCGATCTGCGCGATTTCATCATGATCGCAGGTGATGCGCA
The sequence above is a segment of the Paradevosia shaoguanensis genome. Coding sequences within it:
- the cls gene encoding cardiolipin synthase, which codes for MITIETPLYAYLLAIAYFGIQVFFVARALLRPYREPVSRLAWVVVILVAPLVGILAYTLVGETNIGRGRIARMRKVLEELPPPTDGHERDPHVPERYMPLFRAGESVSGYPPVGGNRATLMADSDSAIEQMVADMDAATNHVHVLFYIWLADNNGLKVVEALKRAARRGVTCRAMADDFGSRAMIRSPHWKAMADAGVMLGRALPVPTPPISALWGRIDMRNHRKIVVIDNRITYCGSQNCADAAFAVKAKYAPWVDILVRFEGPIVRQNQHLFASDWMSHGHDDLRALFLAPLDEPQPGFAAQVIGTGATVRPSAMPEIFVSVMNAARHELIITTPYYVPDETIQAALCASAYRGVDTTFIVPQRNDSWIVAAASHSYYKELLDAGVKIYEYVGGLLHSKTMTVDGDVSLIGSANIDRRSFELNFENNILLYDPALTAEIKARQEVYRQASVLIEAESVDGWPRRRRLWNNTVAMMGPVL
- a CDS encoding VanZ family protein, with the protein product MAARPLAWLLLLGILLVTVLPIEWRPVTGEPANLERLVAFALVGFVFVVGYPRHWWLVLGLVIAVALGFELAQLLAPSRHATLKDAVVKVAGGSLGVTAGVAANFLFTRLVPR
- a CDS encoding AAA family ATPase, giving the protein MRIAVVGTHGSGKTTLIDDFIDGHRGYAHMQEPYWELAQRGVTFADGPSLDDLAEQLEQSVGMILAAQGEADIVFDRCPLDFIAYLEVLGEKEGSDWTPSGKLLGGIEKALATLDLIAFLPLSAPDEIATTIEYPRLRRAVDLRLKAIIREDALGLLADGLAVLEIRGSRTERVTLLDRAISGHQGALGADGEFQ